In Caballeronia sp. SBC1, the DNA window TTGGCAGATCGCCTCTTACAAGCTTCCCGCTGACCGCGAGGAAACGATCGTCCAGCGCATCCTGATTCGCCGCGGCATCACGCGTGACATGGCGGTACTGCTGCTAAACGACATCAAGACCGCAATTGCGCATCTGCTGGAAAATCCAATGCCGAATTCAAAGGCGGGACCGGGCTTTCACCATGACTGACATTCACGGCTTAGTTGACAACTTTGTTGACGACTTAACGACCAAGGGTCTGATATGACTGCGACAGCAAAGAAAGGCACTTACCTGAGTGCCACTTCCATCGGCCTGATGACAGCGGCCGCCGTGGTAACCAGCTTGCGCGGTCTGCCGCTGCTCGCGAAGGAAGAGATGACGATGTTCGTCTATCTCGCGTTCACCGTGATCTTCTACCTGATCCCGGCGTCACTGATCTCCGCCGAACTTGGCGGTGCTTTCGCCGACCGGCGCGGTGGAATATATACCTGGGTGGGCGAGGCGTTCGGCAATCGATGGGGCTTCCTCGCGATCTGGCTGCAATGGATTCAAAACGTGGTGTGGTATCCGGTCGCGTTGACGTTCGGGGCAGCCGCTATCGCTTATACGATCGGCCGTCCGGAGCTGGCGACGAACGGCGTCTATGTCGGCGTGTTTTGCATCGTTGCGTATTGGCTTGCGACCTGGGTGGTGCTGCAAGGCGTGGAGGTTTTCGCGCGGATCGCCAATTGGACGTTCATTATCGGCACGATTGTTCCTGGCTTCGTCTTGCTGGCGTTGCTGGCGTACTGGATCTATACGGGGCACGCGCTTGGCTGGCAGCATATTAAGGATCCGGCGCTTTCGGAGGCAGGTCATGCGCGTTATTGGCCCGCGATCCATGGCTTCGGCACCATTGCGTTTCTCGCCGGTATTGTGTTGCTGTTCGCAGGCGTCGAGGTGCAGGCCGTGCATGTGATGGACATGCGCAACCCGAGCCGAGGTTACCCGGCAGCAATCGGTCTTGGAGCCATCATCTCGATCCTGATTTTTGCGCTTGGGGCGCTGCCAATAGCTGGCATTCTTCCGTACGAAAAGATCTCGCTTCAGTCCGGCGTATTCGATACCTTCGCCGCGGTCATCACGGACATCTGGCACATGCAGTGGCTGGTATCGGTGCTGTCGCTGCTGGTGGGCGTGGGTGCCATAAGCGGTGTGCTCGCGTGGCTTGGCAGCCCTTCACGCGGAC includes these proteins:
- a CDS encoding amino acid permease, whose protein sequence is MTATAKKGTYLSATSIGLMTAAAVVTSLRGLPLLAKEEMTMFVYLAFTVIFYLIPASLISAELGGAFADRRGGIYTWVGEAFGNRWGFLAIWLQWIQNVVWYPVALTFGAAAIAYTIGRPELATNGVYVGVFCIVAYWLATWVVLQGVEVFARIANWTFIIGTIVPGFVLLALLAYWIYTGHALGWQHIKDPALSEAGHARYWPAIHGFGTIAFLAGIVLLFAGVEVQAVHVMDMRNPSRGYPAAIGLGAIISILIFALGALPIAGILPYEKISLQSGVFDTFAAVITDIWHMQWLVSVLSLLVGVGAISGVLAWLGSPSRGLLETAHEGELPPVLQAKNKQGMPTHILLVQGVIVTLMSCFYFVIKDVSVAFFLISAMTIALYLIAYMLMYAAAIKLRYSAPDLKRPFTVPGGIVGMWIFAGVGLAGVVFSFVVSFFPPDQLPVGSPAMYIGLVTLGIVVFGGVPLIIHHVRRSSWAAPADAPVLTAAAAK